A segment of the Halogeometricum sp. S3BR5-2 genome:
TTCGTGATGTAGGCTAAGTAGTCGCCGGCTGTCGGTCCGGGGCGCTCTCGTCGTCGACTCCGTCGCGACGGGGCGTTCGGAGAGCACGCGCTGGCGGATTACAGCGGCCTCTCGACCCGAGAAGGCGGTCGTCGCCGGGGGAGCGGCGACGCCTCCGACCGCGTGTTCATGAGTGTACGTCTCTGCGCCTCCGCGGAGTTCGAGGCTGAGGCGGCCGCGGCCGTCCCGTCCGTAGAACGGCCGCGGCCCGTCTCGCCGCGCTCACCGTCGGCGCCCACCGACGGACGAAATGCCGAAGATGTGAGCTCCGGAGGAGTGCTCCGGAGACCGTCGGTAGGCGTTCGAACAGTAGACCGGGCGGTGGATTGGGTGAACTGCTTCGATGGCGAAACAGTCTAAGTGGCTCCGAGCCTCCTCGCTCCCGACGGAACCGCGCGACCGGGCCGTCCGACGACGACCAACTCGGGTACCGTAATCGTCTCCCGCCCGCGGACAACAGCCGACCTCCGCTCGCCTCTCACACTCACTCGTACCGAACGACACCGGGATTTACTACCGAACGTGCCCTTCGGTACGAACGACGATGCCAGAGTCCATTCTCATCCCGATAGACGGTAGCAAAGGCGCGCGACGCGGCGCGACGCACGCGCTCGAACTCGCGTCGGCGAACGCCGCCGACGTTCACCTTCTGTTCGTCGTCGAGGACAGGATTCACGGGGGAACGCCCGCACTCAGCACCGAGGAACTCTACCTCGAAACCGTCGAGCGGAACGCCGAGCGGCGTCTCGCCGCCGTCTC
Coding sequences within it:
- a CDS encoding universal stress protein; translated protein: MPESILIPIDGSKGARRGATHALELASANAADVHLLFVVEDRIHGGTPALSTEELYLETVERNAERRLAAVSAQARERGVEATVVCRRGNPCDIIPSYAREHGIDTIVMGRHGAVSGRRNHHRACIDVVSNTSDVPVVTV